In one Sphingobacterium daejeonense genomic region, the following are encoded:
- the priA gene encoding replication restart helicase PriA — MSQLDLTAPNRTTYFVEVILPLAIAKSYTYRVPFDLSDKIAVGCRVIVQFGKNKIYSAIVKNITTEAPLQYEAKYILDVVDNEPIVNHIQLQMWDWIAEYYMCYVGDVMQAALPAALKMASETKIMASDDPSLDRSIVSDKGYMILEALDLAGELTVNDVIKILGQKTVFPLLRSLFEHGFILISEEIKQKYKPKTKSFLRLASEFNDPDGRRELLDSLNRAPKQQDAVIAFLQLLKSKNDISRQEVMEASGSGAGAITGLIEKGVFTVEEKVVSRFEGTDVLLSPDFNFSQAQQNAFQQIEESFQEKDVVLLHGVTASGKTQIYIRLIEEVLRKGKNALYLLPEIALTAQITERLKLHFGDELGVYHSKFNDNERAEVWHKVNKGEFKVVIGARSSVFLPFNDLGLIIVDEEHENSYKQYDPAPRYHARDTAIYLAQQHQAKVLLGSATPSVESYYNAKAGKYGLIELTERFGEAKLPAIEIVDITEASRKEEMFSYFSAKLLQAIDETVKRKEQVILFQNRRGHTPFLQCGTCGYVAKCINCDVSLTYHKSSNLMHCHYCGFSEELVQTCPACGLPNMQSKGFGTERVEEELEIQLPELRIGRLDLDSTKGKYGFDRVISAFDNQEFDVLIGTQMITKGLDFGNVTLIGIINADGMINFPDFRAYERAFSLFSQVSGRAGRRQNEGKVIIQTNTPNHRILEQVTNHDYQEMFMSEITERKNYLYPPFYRLIKLDVKHSNQDLVHDAAKRLASLLKQQLAERVLGPEPPLVSRVRNNFIQTITLKIERKNISIVKVKELIKQALLHFELDKKNKGVRVQIDVDPY; from the coding sequence ATGTCTCAACTGGATTTAACTGCTCCAAATCGCACTACTTATTTTGTAGAGGTCATCTTGCCTTTGGCGATTGCTAAATCTTATACATATAGAGTTCCATTTGACCTGAGTGACAAGATAGCGGTAGGTTGTAGGGTAATCGTTCAGTTTGGTAAGAACAAAATATATTCTGCTATCGTAAAGAACATTACGACCGAAGCTCCCTTACAATACGAAGCTAAATACATATTGGATGTAGTCGATAATGAACCCATTGTCAATCATATTCAATTACAGATGTGGGATTGGATAGCTGAATACTATATGTGTTACGTTGGAGATGTCATGCAAGCAGCCTTGCCTGCAGCATTAAAGATGGCTTCTGAAACCAAAATTATGGCATCGGATGACCCAAGTCTTGACCGATCCATAGTATCCGACAAAGGATACATGATTTTAGAAGCATTAGACCTCGCCGGTGAATTGACCGTTAACGATGTTATCAAAATATTAGGGCAAAAAACAGTATTCCCACTATTAAGAAGTCTTTTTGAACACGGTTTTATTTTAATATCTGAAGAAATAAAACAAAAATATAAACCTAAGACTAAATCTTTTCTGCGATTGGCCTCGGAATTTAACGATCCAGATGGCAGAAGAGAATTATTGGACAGCCTCAATCGTGCTCCAAAGCAACAAGATGCAGTGATAGCTTTCCTACAGCTGTTGAAGTCCAAGAATGATATCAGCAGACAGGAGGTTATGGAAGCTTCAGGAAGTGGGGCAGGGGCAATTACGGGTTTGATCGAAAAAGGTGTATTTACCGTTGAAGAGAAAGTAGTCAGTAGGTTCGAAGGGACTGATGTGTTGTTATCTCCTGATTTCAATTTCAGCCAAGCACAGCAAAATGCCTTTCAACAGATCGAAGAGTCCTTTCAAGAAAAAGATGTTGTCCTCTTACACGGAGTTACTGCTTCCGGAAAAACTCAAATTTATATCCGCCTAATTGAAGAGGTATTGAGAAAGGGCAAGAATGCCCTCTACCTCTTGCCAGAAATTGCTTTGACCGCCCAGATTACCGAGCGACTTAAACTCCATTTTGGTGATGAGTTAGGTGTATATCACTCAAAATTCAATGATAATGAACGTGCCGAAGTATGGCATAAAGTAAACAAAGGTGAATTTAAGGTGGTTATAGGAGCCAGGTCTTCCGTATTCCTACCTTTTAATGATCTTGGTCTTATCATAGTAGATGAGGAGCATGAAAATTCTTATAAACAGTATGATCCTGCTCCAAGATATCATGCACGGGATACAGCGATTTACCTTGCGCAGCAGCATCAAGCCAAAGTTTTGTTAGGTTCCGCCACACCTTCTGTTGAAAGTTATTACAATGCAAAAGCTGGGAAATACGGCCTAATTGAATTGACGGAAAGATTTGGTGAAGCTAAATTGCCAGCAATTGAAATCGTAGATATTACTGAAGCATCCAGAAAGGAAGAAATGTTCTCCTACTTCAGCGCAAAATTGCTGCAAGCCATCGACGAAACCGTTAAAAGGAAAGAACAGGTAATATTGTTTCAGAACCGTCGTGGCCATACACCATTCCTTCAATGTGGAACATGCGGGTATGTCGCAAAATGTATTAACTGCGACGTCAGCTTGACTTATCACAAATCCAGTAATTTAATGCATTGTCACTATTGCGGATTTTCAGAAGAATTGGTGCAGACCTGTCCCGCTTGTGGATTGCCAAATATGCAGAGCAAGGGTTTTGGTACTGAAAGGGTAGAAGAGGAGTTAGAAATTCAATTGCCTGAACTAAGGATCGGAAGGCTAGACTTAGATTCTACTAAAGGAAAATATGGTTTCGACAGAGTGATTTCTGCATTCGACAACCAAGAGTTTGATGTGCTTATCGGTACTCAAATGATTACAAAAGGTCTTGATTTCGGCAACGTGACGTTAATAGGAATTATCAATGCCGATGGCATGATCAATTTTCCTGATTTCAGAGCCTACGAAAGAGCATTTTCATTGTTCTCACAAGTATCAGGTAGAGCAGGACGCAGACAGAATGAAGGAAAAGTTATCATACAAACAAATACCCCAAATCATAGAATTCTCGAACAAGTAACAAATCATGATTATCAGGAGATGTTTATGTCCGAAATTACGGAAAGAAAGAACTATTTATACCCCCCTTTTTATCGCTTAATAAAGCTAGATGTCAAGCATAGTAACCAGGATTTGGTCCATGATGCTGCCAAAAGACTTGCGTCCCTTTTAAAACAGCAATTAGCCGAGAGGGTATTAGGCCCTGAACCTCCATTGGTATCAAGAGTGAGAAATAATTTCATCCAAACGATTACTTTGAAAATCGAAAGAAAGAATATCTCCATCGTAAAGGTTAAGGAATTAATCAAACAAGCATTACTACATTTTGAACTTGACAAAAAGAATAAAGGAGTACGAGTTCAGATTGATGTAGACCCGTATTAA
- a CDS encoding DUF423 domain-containing protein, whose protein sequence is MNKQIILTASFFGLLAVILGAFGAHGLEGKISDKQLETWGTANQYHFYHTLALLFLSTFSRAKSQSIKVSYIMFTIGIILFSGSLYLLSTRNLLGIENISIIGPVTPLGGVCFMVGWIALFIAAMKNRA, encoded by the coding sequence ATGAACAAACAAATTATCCTAACTGCTTCTTTTTTTGGCCTGTTAGCTGTAATACTTGGTGCATTCGGTGCTCATGGTTTAGAAGGAAAAATTTCCGACAAACAACTGGAAACATGGGGAACCGCAAACCAATATCATTTTTACCACACACTTGCTCTTTTATTCCTTTCAACATTTTCAAGAGCAAAAAGTCAATCCATTAAAGTTTCCTATATCATGTTCACGATAGGGATTATTCTTTTCTCAGGATCTTTATACCTATTAAGTACCCGTAACCTCTTAGGAATCGAAAATATTTCAATCATCGGCCCAGTAACACCACTCGGTGGTGTATGTTTTATGGTCGGCTGGATCGCGTTGTTTATCGCTGCAATGAAGAATAGAGCGTAA
- a CDS encoding PQQ-binding-like beta-propeller repeat protein, which yields MRNTIIVSVLLFIAVVVASVFYFGDLNKEQKEYVGPVQHLPEDTYLVASFLNDATTDNIFKDFEIFEAMLGKHAMHQLKQLKQNLLRNKALSPLVGGAEILMSFHPEKNGISTLFSIHSSEKVDQAVLDQTFLTLSKKYKVSTQDTAGIRIYQFANLERDTTFKDDKPLDSLFYVTYQDNIFFSSLNKGLLVKVTDKKIEKLKENQVTFFNEHNNRNAPFTVYIPQQNIPAFISVFKQNKPGDFLRQFVNLKGETVWNINFKQDALMLTGESHLAEGKDKEYIALFANQSKTTQKLYNYFPSTTMMYVEYSFSDSKSWFEDLTLWQSKQDNYKQLQGQSQEINKSKEGLLSDFQSVLAGDFAVAEQSNSDYIGFITIQDSSRLDSIIDDIAENLSDSTYRFRYANIPYRFFGEGLKAFSRPYFVKINDMLVMANQLSTIQEYKRKWRNKDFLIASLGFKNYEQIQGNEANVTFFINTKNANNFINNTLNSDYRKKFREDEEYGYQDFYSWSLQLSGNAGNFLSRFYGIYKSKNRLGVTPSWTYSMGSRLIKGPYVFEQSDTSQFILVQEQDHTVHAIHPSGTKLWSTLFAGRIIGDVKQLPDRSLLLVTDRRRLYRFDSSGKTLQGFSTSVSAEPTSNPEVVDWNGQQVILIPSKNRIMAYDMEGGPMSGWDNSTVEGDILGNIVFVDNQAVVATSYGRVYFFDQQGNKTKEIDIEGDVSFVSPLAVTSKDNEYIFYCTDSDGKVHQIKSDGSNKVVMENQWKKGYSVYFKNINGTTSPEMIIIDGSYLQVFELGDNPRQIFDYTFTKEIDAEPLFFPISSSMFQLGIADEENLVYLFAENGSLADGFPVEGLPLFYYGKINYNSGNYLLTTKRDFKIYAFPH from the coding sequence ATGAGAAATACAATAATTGTTTCAGTCCTTCTATTTATTGCGGTGGTTGTAGCGTCGGTGTTTTACTTTGGGGATTTAAACAAGGAACAAAAGGAATATGTAGGTCCAGTACAGCATTTACCTGAGGATACCTATTTAGTTGCATCGTTTTTGAATGACGCAACGACCGACAATATCTTTAAAGATTTTGAAATTTTTGAAGCGATGCTTGGCAAACATGCTATGCATCAATTGAAGCAGCTCAAACAAAACTTACTTCGTAACAAAGCATTATCACCACTGGTTGGCGGTGCAGAAATATTGATGTCTTTTCATCCCGAAAAAAATGGGATAAGTACATTATTCAGTATCCATAGTTCAGAAAAGGTAGACCAAGCGGTTTTAGATCAAACCTTTCTGACCTTGAGCAAGAAGTATAAAGTCAGTACGCAGGATACAGCAGGAATTAGAATTTATCAATTTGCGAATCTTGAAAGGGATACTACTTTTAAAGATGACAAACCGTTGGACTCCTTGTTTTATGTCACCTATCAGGATAATATTTTCTTTTCTAGTTTAAACAAGGGGTTATTGGTAAAAGTTACGGATAAAAAGATTGAAAAGTTAAAAGAAAATCAGGTTACTTTTTTCAACGAACATAACAACAGAAATGCTCCTTTCACCGTATATATCCCTCAACAGAATATCCCGGCATTTATTTCAGTATTTAAACAGAATAAACCTGGAGATTTTTTACGACAATTTGTAAACTTAAAGGGAGAGACAGTTTGGAACATCAATTTTAAACAAGATGCATTGATGTTAACCGGAGAAAGCCATTTAGCGGAAGGTAAAGACAAGGAATATATAGCTCTTTTTGCTAATCAGAGCAAAACCACACAAAAGCTATACAATTACTTTCCTTCAACGACCATGATGTATGTGGAATATTCTTTTAGTGATTCTAAATCATGGTTCGAGGATTTAACATTATGGCAATCTAAACAAGATAATTATAAACAGCTACAAGGACAGTCTCAAGAAATCAACAAAAGCAAGGAAGGTTTATTAAGTGACTTCCAATCCGTACTAGCTGGAGATTTTGCGGTTGCAGAACAAAGCAACTCCGATTATATAGGTTTTATTACCATCCAGGACAGCAGTAGGCTTGACTCAATTATTGATGATATTGCCGAAAATTTAAGTGACAGTACTTATCGTTTCCGATACGCTAATATTCCATATCGTTTCTTTGGCGAAGGCTTAAAAGCTTTTTCAAGGCCATATTTTGTTAAAATCAATGATATGTTGGTCATGGCAAATCAATTGTCAACCATTCAAGAATACAAAAGAAAATGGAGGAACAAAGATTTCTTGATAGCAAGTTTAGGTTTTAAAAACTATGAGCAAATCCAAGGCAATGAAGCCAATGTCACGTTCTTTATCAACACTAAGAATGCAAACAATTTTATAAACAATACATTAAATTCTGATTATCGTAAGAAGTTCAGAGAAGATGAGGAATATGGATATCAGGATTTTTATTCATGGTCTTTACAGCTTTCAGGCAATGCTGGAAACTTTTTAAGTAGGTTCTATGGTATTTACAAAAGCAAGAACAGACTTGGAGTTACCCCTTCATGGACCTATAGTATGGGAAGCAGACTGATCAAAGGTCCTTATGTTTTTGAGCAATCTGATACTTCTCAGTTTATTCTTGTTCAGGAACAAGACCATACTGTGCATGCCATCCATCCTTCAGGAACTAAGTTGTGGTCTACCTTGTTTGCAGGGCGAATAATTGGTGATGTTAAGCAATTGCCGGATCGTAGTCTATTATTGGTAACGGACCGTCGGAGGCTTTATCGTTTTGACAGCAGTGGCAAAACATTGCAAGGATTTTCGACCAGTGTTTCAGCAGAACCTACATCAAATCCTGAAGTTGTAGACTGGAATGGTCAACAGGTGATATTGATTCCTTCCAAGAACCGTATTATGGCTTATGATATGGAAGGTGGACCTATGAGTGGTTGGGATAATTCAACAGTTGAAGGGGATATTTTAGGTAACATCGTATTTGTTGACAATCAAGCTGTAGTCGCTACGAGTTATGGAAGGGTTTATTTCTTTGACCAACAAGGGAACAAGACTAAAGAAATAGACATTGAAGGAGATGTAAGTTTTGTTAGTCCATTAGCTGTTACTAGTAAAGACAATGAATACATTTTTTATTGCACAGATAGTGATGGTAAAGTACATCAGATAAAATCTGATGGTTCCAATAAGGTTGTTATGGAAAATCAATGGAAGAAAGGTTATTCTGTTTATTTCAAAAACATAAATGGCACTACTTCTCCTGAAATGATAATCATTGACGGCTCTTACCTTCAAGTTTTCGAATTAGGAGATAATCCTAGGCAGATATTTGATTATACCTTCACCAAAGAAATAGATGCAGAGCCTTTATTCTTCCCTATTTCCAGCAGCATGTTCCAATTAGGTATTGCTGATGAGGAGAACCTTGTTTATCTATTTGCAGAGAATGGTAGCTTAGCGGATGGATTTCCTGTGGAGGGTTTACCATTGTTTTATTATGGCAAAATCAACTATAACTCAGGGAATTATTTGTTGACAACAAAAAGAGATTTCAAAATCTATGCTTTTCCTCATTAA
- a CDS encoding DHH family phosphoesterase, which yields MLQGEEYLEALSRPKKIIITTHHKPDGDALGSSLGLYHWLKGKGHDVHVVLSSDFPTFLDWMPGFDDLIYYPTETELSHNLFAEADIIFCLDYSALSRTNILEPVIREAKGQKWMIDHHLDPEDFAAVEYWDSSAAATAQLVYTFIADVYQDKDSITPEIASCLYAGIMTDTGSFRFRSTTSAVHHIIANLIDAGARNWEIHENIYNSATENRLKFLGYCLLNCLEVIPEYNTALFSLTKEDLAKFNVTTGDTEGLVNYALSIKGIRLAGLFVDRTELIKLSLRSIGEIPCNEICKKYFNGGGHLNAAGGNSTEDLDTVVSRFKSILPEYKNYLT from the coding sequence ATGTTACAAGGAGAAGAATATTTAGAAGCACTTTCCAGACCTAAAAAGATTATCATCACTACTCATCATAAACCTGATGGCGATGCATTAGGTTCATCATTAGGACTTTACCATTGGCTAAAAGGTAAGGGTCATGATGTTCATGTAGTATTATCTTCTGATTTTCCTACCTTTTTAGATTGGATGCCGGGATTTGATGACTTAATATACTATCCTACTGAGACAGAATTATCACATAATTTATTTGCAGAGGCAGACATTATCTTTTGTTTGGATTACAGTGCTCTTTCACGGACCAATATACTAGAACCTGTCATTCGTGAGGCAAAAGGACAAAAATGGATGATAGATCATCATTTGGATCCTGAGGATTTTGCTGCGGTTGAATATTGGGATTCTAGTGCTGCTGCAACAGCACAATTGGTTTATACCTTTATAGCCGATGTTTATCAAGATAAAGATTCGATAACTCCAGAAATTGCTTCCTGTTTATATGCCGGGATCATGACTGATACCGGATCATTTAGATTTCGTTCGACTACTTCTGCCGTTCACCACATCATCGCAAACCTGATTGATGCTGGAGCCCGTAATTGGGAAATCCACGAAAATATATACAATAGTGCTACAGAAAACCGTTTAAAGTTCTTAGGCTATTGCTTATTGAATTGTTTAGAGGTTATTCCGGAATACAATACTGCTTTATTTTCCTTGACAAAGGAAGACTTGGCAAAGTTCAATGTTACAACTGGAGATACCGAAGGATTAGTAAATTATGCACTATCCATAAAAGGTATCCGACTAGCGGGACTATTTGTTGATAGAACTGAATTAATTAAATTATCTTTGCGGTCGATTGGAGAAATTCCTTGCAACGAGATCTGCAAGAAATATTTCAATGGAGGAGGGCATTTAAATGCTGCTGGTGGTAATTCCACTGAGGATTTAGACACCGTAGTTTCAAGGTTTAAATCTATTCTTCCTGAGTACAAGAATTATTTAACATAG
- a CDS encoding FKBP-type peptidyl-prolyl cis-trans isomerase gives MKKSILVLTALAGLMLASCQSFKKGEGGLEYKFFEDKGGEKAVGGDVLAMDIVVKTDRDSLLASTYDLGLPQIAPVIPDSLVQGGYPGDNNTILKMLGEGDSATFKLNLDTMAARTGQPKPDFADKYIQFTIKVKKLFKKGSLTDSALFEQVNQYYLAQMEGLKKAEEGKIAKFVESNKLQPKKTATGLQYVIKEEGSGANPVVGDTVVLNYTGKLTNEKLFDTNDPELAKKEGKFNPMRPYEPLRVRIGHTPVIPGWTEGLQLLKKGGKATLIIPSSLGYGERQQSNEIPPYAPLVFDVEVLDIIAGPKGDTPQVVAPTGTPVTPPAN, from the coding sequence ATGAAAAAATCAATTTTAGTATTAACAGCATTAGCGGGCCTTATGCTTGCATCATGCCAAAGTTTCAAAAAAGGTGAAGGTGGCCTAGAATATAAATTCTTCGAAGATAAAGGCGGCGAGAAAGCTGTTGGAGGAGATGTTCTAGCTATGGATATTGTTGTTAAAACAGACCGCGACTCTTTATTAGCAAGTACATATGACCTTGGATTACCTCAAATTGCACCTGTGATTCCAGATTCATTGGTTCAAGGTGGTTACCCAGGTGACAACAACACAATCTTGAAAATGTTAGGTGAAGGAGATAGCGCAACTTTCAAATTGAATTTGGATACTATGGCAGCTAGAACTGGTCAACCTAAGCCAGATTTTGCTGATAAATACATTCAGTTTACTATTAAGGTTAAGAAACTTTTCAAAAAAGGTAGCTTAACAGATTCAGCATTGTTTGAACAAGTTAATCAATATTACCTAGCTCAAATGGAAGGTTTGAAAAAAGCTGAAGAAGGTAAGATTGCTAAATTTGTTGAGTCTAACAAACTACAACCTAAGAAAACTGCTACTGGATTACAATACGTAATCAAAGAAGAAGGTTCAGGTGCTAATCCAGTTGTTGGAGATACAGTAGTATTGAACTATACTGGTAAATTAACAAACGAAAAGTTATTTGACACGAACGATCCAGAATTAGCTAAGAAAGAAGGCAAATTCAATCCTATGAGACCTTATGAGCCATTACGTGTTCGTATTGGTCACACACCAGTAATTCCAGGATGGACTGAAGGACTTCAATTATTGAAAAAAGGTGGAAAAGCTACTTTGATTATTCCTTCATCATTAGGATATGGTGAACGTCAGCAAAGTAATGAGATTCCTCCATATGCTCCGTTGGTATTCGACGTTGAAGTATTGGATATTATCGCTGGTCCTAAAGGTGATACACCTCAGGTAGTAGCTCCAACAGGAACTCCAGTAACTCCTCCTGCTAACTAA
- a CDS encoding TatD family hydrolase — translation MTEQIDLKNQTLTDTHTHIYYQAGTPVLKEQMERCFQNGITRLFLPNVDVDSMEKVFENVKAYPNHCFPMLGLHPCDVKENYQDQLDQIYSKIQQSTIYAIGEIGIDLYWDKSTLAIQQDAFAQQINWAKDLGLPVSIHCREAFDEVFEVLDAHADEHLFGIFHCFTGTLEQAHRAIKLGFKLGIGGVLTYKKSGLDAVVKEIDLEHIVLETDAPYLAPVPFRGKENESSYLIHIAQKLADIHETGIDKVAEITTNNSKNVFKI, via the coding sequence ATGACAGAGCAAATTGATTTAAAAAATCAGACTTTAACCGACACTCATACGCATATATACTACCAAGCAGGTACCCCTGTTCTGAAGGAACAGATGGAGCGTTGTTTCCAAAATGGAATTACACGATTATTCTTGCCAAATGTAGATGTAGACTCTATGGAGAAGGTTTTTGAAAATGTCAAAGCCTATCCTAATCATTGTTTCCCGATGTTAGGACTTCATCCTTGCGATGTCAAAGAAAATTATCAGGATCAATTGGATCAAATCTATAGCAAGATTCAACAATCAACAATCTACGCTATTGGAGAAATTGGAATTGACCTTTATTGGGACAAAAGCACATTAGCTATTCAGCAGGATGCTTTTGCACAACAGATCAACTGGGCAAAGGATCTAGGGTTACCGGTTTCCATTCATTGTAGAGAAGCTTTTGATGAGGTTTTTGAGGTGTTGGATGCCCATGCTGATGAGCACCTATTTGGTATCTTCCACTGTTTCACGGGTACGTTGGAACAAGCCCATAGAGCTATTAAACTGGGATTTAAATTAGGCATTGGGGGAGTATTGACGTATAAAAAGTCTGGCCTTGATGCTGTTGTAAAAGAAATCGACCTTGAACATATTGTTCTTGAAACAGATGCCCCCTACTTGGCTCCGGTTCCATTCAGAGGAAAAGAAAATGAAAGCAGCTACCTCATTCATATTGCGCAAAAACTTGCCGATATCCATGAGACAGGAATAGATAAAGTAGCAGAAATAACAACTAATAATTCTAAAAACGTATTTAAAATCTAA